The following are encoded in a window of Paraburkholderia hospita genomic DNA:
- a CDS encoding CheR family methyltransferase, with translation MSRISYDDSPQRMHDFDIELKLLLEAIYLKYQHDFRHYSMSSLRRRLVQALEEFGVTTLSQLQDRIMRNEADFVRLFHYLTVQVSDMFRDPGYFLALRNHVLPVLQTYPSIKVWVAGCSTGEELWSLKILFDEAGLTERTLFYATDINPDALARAEAGIYALDRIAGFTRNYLAAGGKRSLADYYHAAYSGARFSGPLKERVVFADHSLSTDEVFLEAHLVSCRNVLIYFDRGLQDRALGLFKDTLVRRGFLGLGSKESLRFSTQYDAFEEFRERERIYQKR, from the coding sequence ATGAGCCGTATCTCGTACGACGATTCGCCGCAACGCATGCACGATTTCGATATCGAGCTGAAGCTGCTGCTGGAAGCGATCTATCTGAAGTACCAGCACGACTTCCGTCACTACTCGATGTCGTCGCTGCGGCGGCGTCTCGTGCAGGCGCTCGAAGAGTTCGGCGTGACGACGCTCTCGCAGTTGCAGGACAGGATCATGCGCAACGAGGCGGACTTCGTGCGGCTCTTTCACTACCTGACGGTGCAGGTCAGCGACATGTTCCGCGACCCGGGCTACTTTCTCGCGCTGCGCAACCATGTGCTGCCCGTGCTGCAAACGTATCCGTCGATCAAGGTGTGGGTGGCCGGCTGCAGCACAGGCGAGGAACTGTGGTCGCTGAAGATCCTGTTCGACGAAGCGGGTCTCACCGAGCGCACGCTCTTCTACGCAACCGACATCAACCCCGACGCGCTCGCGCGGGCCGAAGCGGGCATATATGCACTCGACCGGATCGCGGGCTTCACGCGCAACTATCTGGCCGCGGGCGGCAAGCGCTCGCTCGCCGATTACTATCATGCGGCGTATAGCGGCGCGCGCTTCTCCGGCCCGCTAAAGGAGCGCGTAGTGTTCGCGGACCACAGCCTGTCGACCGATGAAGTGTTTCTCGAAGCGCATCTCGTGTCGTGCCGCAATGTTCTGATCTATTTCGATCGCGGCCTGCAGGACCGCGCGCTGGGGCTGTTCAAGGACACGCTGGTGCGGCGCGGCTTTCTCGGCCTCGGCAGCAAGGAAAGCCTGCGCTTTTCGACGCAGTACGATGCATTTGAAGAATTTCGCGAGCGCGAGCGGATCTATCAGAAACGCTAG
- a CDS encoding chemotaxis protein CheB — translation MNTPRRPSPLGATAPVDTRAFEAVAIGASAGGIDALNVLLPALPASFGLAVLIVSHVPADSPSRLAETLGYRCALPVVEPDAGEPLLPGRVHLAPPGYHMLIDDDRTVALSIDSTVRYSRPSIDVLFESAAHVYRERLLGILLSGANDDGAHGLEVIRAMGGLAWVQDPQTAVSATMPRAAIARGAVDEVLSPTLMARRLAGLPPHTRTMT, via the coding sequence ATGAACACACCTCGCCGACCTTCTCCACTGGGCGCAACCGCGCCGGTGGATACGCGCGCGTTCGAGGCGGTGGCGATCGGCGCGTCGGCGGGTGGCATCGACGCGCTGAACGTGCTGTTGCCCGCGCTGCCTGCGTCGTTCGGGCTCGCGGTGCTGATCGTCTCGCACGTGCCCGCCGATTCACCGAGCCGTCTGGCCGAAACGCTCGGCTATCGCTGCGCGCTGCCCGTCGTCGAGCCGGATGCGGGCGAGCCGCTGCTGCCGGGCCGCGTGCATCTCGCGCCGCCCGGCTATCACATGCTGATCGACGACGACCGCACGGTCGCGCTGTCGATCGATTCGACGGTGCGCTATTCGCGGCCGTCCATCGACGTGTTGTTCGAATCCGCCGCGCACGTGTACCGCGAGCGGTTGCTCGGCATCCTGCTGTCGGGCGCGAACGACGACGGCGCGCACGGCCTCGAAGTGATCCGCGCGATGGGCGGCCTCGCGTGGGTGCAGGACCCGCAAACGGCTGTCTCCGCGACGATGCCGCGCGCGGCCATCGCGCGCGGCGCCGTCGACGAAGTGCTTTCTCCAACCCTGATGGCCCGGCGGCTCGCCGGTTTGCCGCCTCACACTAGAACGATGACATGA
- a CDS encoding hybrid sensor histidine kinase/response regulator: MRNSPVNILIVDDIAHNITALEALLARPGIELLVANSGTAALDLLLKHEAALAILDVNMPGMNGFELASLMRGSPRTSHVPIIFLTATAEDASRTFRGYEAGAVDFLHKPFDPRILQSKVDVFVQLEQHKRQLADQLLTTRQLLEANEMLMAVLGHDLRTPLGTVLASAEFLVRNASDEQSATVAGRIRNSTMRMSRMVHQLLNLARLQGGRMQLQPRASDLAALCRGVIEEFATHERAGQIVFTSRGNTTGTWDTDLLWQAISNLISNALHHGEHDSPITVDLNADEPNRLRLTVSNRGAIPPAMLPHLFEAFGSNGAGERSREGLGLGLHIVDKIVHMHGGKVTGKSDEIVGTVFTVELPRTAQSWVL, encoded by the coding sequence ATGAGGAACTCACCCGTCAACATTCTGATCGTCGACGATATCGCGCATAACATCACGGCGCTCGAAGCGCTGCTGGCGCGTCCGGGGATCGAACTGCTGGTCGCGAACTCGGGCACGGCCGCGCTCGACCTGCTGCTCAAGCATGAAGCCGCGCTCGCGATCCTCGACGTCAACATGCCCGGCATGAACGGCTTCGAGCTTGCGTCGCTGATGCGCGGCAGCCCGCGCACGTCGCACGTGCCTATCATCTTTCTGACGGCCACGGCGGAAGACGCGTCGCGCACGTTTCGCGGCTACGAAGCGGGCGCCGTCGATTTTCTGCACAAGCCGTTCGACCCGCGCATCCTGCAATCGAAGGTCGATGTGTTCGTGCAGCTGGAGCAGCACAAGCGGCAACTCGCCGATCAGCTGCTGACCACGCGCCAGCTGCTCGAAGCGAACGAAATGCTGATGGCCGTGCTCGGCCACGATCTGCGCACGCCGCTCGGCACGGTGCTGGCGTCGGCGGAATTTCTAGTGCGCAACGCCTCCGACGAGCAATCGGCAACTGTCGCGGGCCGCATCAGGAACAGCACGATGCGCATGTCGCGGATGGTGCATCAGTTGCTCAATCTCGCGCGCCTGCAAGGCGGCCGCATGCAATTGCAGCCGCGTGCGAGCGATCTGGCGGCGCTGTGCCGCGGCGTGATCGAAGAGTTCGCGACGCACGAGCGCGCCGGCCAGATCGTGTTCACTTCGCGCGGCAATACGACGGGCACATGGGACACCGACCTGCTGTGGCAGGCCATTTCAAATCTGATCAGCAACGCGTTGCATCACGGCGAGCACGACAGCCCGATCACGGTCGACCTCAATGCCGACGAGCCGAACCGGCTGCGACTGACGGTCAGCAATCGCGGCGCGATTCCGCCCGCGATGCTGCCACATCTGTTCGAAGCTTTCGGCTCGAACGGAGCAGGCGAGCGCTCGCGCGAAGGGCTCGGCCTCGGGCTGCACATCGTGGACAAGATCGTGCACATGCATGGCGGCAAGGTGACGGGCAAATCGGACGAGATCGTCGGCACTGTATTTACGGTCGAACTGCCGCGCACCGCGCAAAGCTGGGTGCTCTGA
- a CDS encoding DUF2242 domain-containing protein produces the protein MSSRPSRIALALTLPVLAALGACSTPPKAKLQEDFVSSGASPYTRTFQVTSTEACEGARRALLSQGYMTTLVRPDTVDASKNFQPASDSHFTVEFHIVCTAGDDATNSSIVYANAVQSGYALKKSDTSASVGLSVLGSLSLPIRQNSDAMVKISSETIQSGKFYDGFFNLISHYLANVVRSMPVPGNTVDATPLPMPAPAPALVVTPMSSTPGGNAAPVIMPAPSKEQTTPVAAAATPVASATPVSATTHAHEAAAASPDNTPAIIESPASGAAALAQ, from the coding sequence ATGTCCAGCCGCCCTTCCCGTATTGCTCTCGCGTTGACCCTGCCCGTGCTTGCCGCGCTCGGCGCGTGCTCGACGCCGCCCAAGGCGAAGCTGCAGGAAGACTTCGTCAGCAGCGGCGCAAGTCCGTACACGCGCACGTTTCAGGTGACGAGCACGGAAGCCTGCGAAGGCGCGCGCCGCGCGCTCTTGAGCCAGGGCTACATGACGACGCTGGTGCGCCCCGATACCGTCGACGCCAGCAAGAACTTCCAGCCCGCCAGCGACTCGCACTTCACCGTCGAATTCCATATCGTCTGCACGGCGGGTGACGACGCGACCAACAGCAGCATCGTCTATGCGAACGCGGTGCAGAGCGGCTACGCGCTCAAGAAGAGCGATACGTCGGCGAGCGTCGGGTTGAGCGTGCTCGGCTCACTGTCGCTGCCGATTCGCCAGAACAGCGACGCGATGGTGAAGATTTCCAGCGAAACGATCCAGTCGGGCAAGTTCTACGACGGCTTCTTCAATCTGATCAGCCACTATCTGGCGAACGTGGTGCGCAGCATGCCTGTGCCCGGCAATACCGTCGACGCGACGCCGCTGCCCATGCCCGCTCCCGCGCCGGCGCTGGTCGTCACGCCGATGTCGTCCACGCCCGGCGGCAACGCGGCGCCTGTCATCATGCCCGCGCCTTCGAAGGAACAGACCACGCCGGTTGCAGCGGCAGCGACGCCAGTTGCTTCGGCAACGCCTGTCTCCGCGACGACGCACGCGCACGAAGCCGCCGCCGCTTCACCCGATAACACGCCTGCGATCATCGAATCGCCGGCTTCGGGTGCGGCGGCTTTGGCGCAGTGA